A DNA window from Sulfitobacter sp. BSw21498 contains the following coding sequences:
- the nuoK gene encoding NADH-quinone oxidoreductase subunit NuoK, whose protein sequence is MIGIEHYLTVAATLFVIGIFGLFLNRKNIIIMLMSIELMLLAVNINFVAFSYYLGDLVGQVFTLFVLTVAAAEAAIGLAILVCFFRNRGTIAVEDVNVMKG, encoded by the coding sequence ATGATCGGAATTGAACATTACCTGACGGTAGCGGCGACGCTGTTCGTCATTGGCATTTTCGGGCTATTCCTGAACCGCAAGAACATCATCATCATGTTGATGTCGATCGAGCTGATGCTCTTGGCGGTGAACATCAACTTTGTCGCTTTCTCTTACTATTTGGGTGATCTGGTGGGGCAGGTGTTCACACTGTTCGTCCTGACCGTCGCCGCTGCCGAAGCTGCAATCGGGCTGGCCATTCTGGTCTGCTTCTTCCGCAATCGGGGTACGATCGCGGTCGAAGATGTCAACGTGATGAAAGGCTAA
- the nuoL gene encoding NADH-quinone oxidoreductase subunit L yields the protein METIILFAPLVGALICGFGWKLIGEKAGQYVATGLLFLAALLSWIVFLSFDGETQHIQILRWIESGSLSTDWAIRLDRLTAIMLIVITTVSSLVHLYSFGYMAHDENFSDAEPYRARFFAYLSFFTFAMLMLVTSDNLVQMFFGWEGVGVASYLLIGFYYKKPSANAAAIKAFVVNRVGDFGFLLGIMALFYLTDSIKFDDVFAATPDLAETTLGFLWSEWNAANLIAILLFIGAMGKSAQLFLHTWLPDAMEGPTPVSALIHAATMVTAGVFLICRMSPLMEVAPEAMMFVTFVGATTAFVAATIGLVQNDIKRVIAYSTMSQLGYMFVAAGVGMYSAAMFHLFTHAFFKAMLFLGAGSVIHAMHHEQDMRNYGALRKKIPYTFWAMMIGTLAITGVGIPLTHFGFAGFLSKDAVIESAWGGGSMYGFWMLVIAAAMTSFYSWRLMFLTFFGKARGDKHTHDHAHESPMVMLVPLGVLSLGAIFAGMVWYNSFFGHAEDVGKFYGIPMAEIAAGGETHVEGAEDAHADAGDQAAGDHGEDAGHHGPAFAGAPGEGALYIAPDNHVLDDAHAAPAWVKVSPFIAMVFGLVMALWFYIWNPSLPARLAANQRPLYLFFLNKWYFDELYNVIFVKPAMAIGRFFWKRGDGNVIDGTLNGVAMGIIPFLTRLAGRAQSGYIFTYAFAMVIGIAVFVTWMTMSGGAH from the coding sequence ATGGAAACGATCATTCTTTTCGCACCACTCGTGGGTGCATTGATCTGTGGTTTCGGCTGGAAGCTGATTGGCGAGAAAGCTGGTCAGTATGTGGCAACGGGTCTGCTGTTCCTTGCGGCGCTGCTCAGCTGGATTGTCTTTCTATCGTTTGACGGCGAAACCCAGCACATCCAGATTCTGCGCTGGATCGAAAGCGGGAGCCTGTCGACCGACTGGGCGATCCGTCTAGACCGGCTGACTGCGATCATGTTGATCGTGATCACCACGGTCTCTAGCCTCGTGCATCTTTATTCCTTTGGCTACATGGCCCACGACGAGAATTTTTCGGATGCGGAACCCTACCGTGCCCGCTTCTTTGCTTACCTGTCATTCTTTACCTTCGCGATGCTGATGCTCGTGACTTCGGACAATCTGGTTCAGATGTTCTTTGGCTGGGAAGGCGTGGGCGTCGCGTCTTATCTGCTGATCGGCTTTTACTATAAAAAGCCATCGGCGAATGCCGCGGCGATCAAGGCTTTCGTGGTGAACCGCGTGGGCGACTTTGGCTTTCTGCTGGGGATCATGGCGCTGTTCTACCTCACGGACTCAATCAAGTTCGATGATGTCTTTGCCGCGACGCCTGATCTGGCCGAAACCACTTTGGGCTTTCTGTGGTCCGAATGGAACGCCGCGAACCTGATTGCGATCCTGCTGTTTATCGGCGCGATGGGTAAATCGGCGCAGCTGTTCCTGCACACCTGGTTGCCTGACGCGATGGAAGGCCCGACACCCGTGTCGGCGCTGATCCACGCGGCGACGATGGTCACAGCAGGGGTCTTCCTTATCTGCCGTATGTCGCCATTGATGGAGGTCGCGCCTGAGGCGATGATGTTCGTTACCTTCGTGGGGGCCACCACAGCATTCGTGGCAGCGACAATCGGTCTGGTTCAGAACGATATTAAACGCGTGATCGCCTATTCGACCATGTCGCAGCTTGGCTATATGTTCGTGGCCGCTGGCGTCGGTATGTATTCCGCCGCGATGTTCCACCTGTTCACGCACGCGTTCTTTAAGGCAATGTTGTTCCTCGGCGCAGGGTCGGTGATCCACGCGATGCATCACGAACAGGACATGCGCAACTATGGCGCACTGCGTAAGAAAATTCCTTATACCTTCTGGGCGATGATGATTGGTACGCTGGCGATCACCGGTGTCGGTATTCCGCTGACACACTTCGGTTTCGCGGGCTTCCTCTCCAAGGATGCGGTTATCGAAAGCGCTTGGGGTGGCGGGTCCATGTACGGCTTCTGGATGCTGGTGATCGCTGCTGCGATGACAAGCTTCTACAGCTGGCGCCTGATGTTCCTGACCTTCTTTGGCAAGGCACGCGGTGATAAGCATACCCACGATCACGCGCATGAAAGCCCGATGGTCATGCTGGTACCGCTTGGCGTCCTTAGCCTTGGTGCGATCTTCGCCGGTATGGTGTGGTACAACAGCTTCTTTGGTCACGCCGAGGATGTAGGAAAGTTCTACGGTATTCCGATGGCCGAAATCGCGGCCGGTGGTGAAACCCATGTCGAAGGGGCCGAAGACGCCCACGCCGATGCTGGCGATCAAGCTGCGGGCGATCACGGTGAAGACGCAGGCCATCACGGTCCAGCCTTTGCCGGCGCACCGGGCGAGGGGGCGTTGTACATCGCGCCAGACAACCACGTGCTGGATGACGCCCACGCCGCACCGGCATGGGTCAAGGTCAGCCCGTTCATCGCGATGGTCTTTGGCCTCGTCATGGCGCTGTGGTTCTACATCTGGAACCCGAGCCTGCCGGCCCGTCTGGCAGCCAACCAACGCCCGCTGTACCTGTTCTTCCTGAACAAATGGTATTTCGACGAGCTGTATAACGTCATCTTTGTCAAACCCGCGATGGCCATCGGCCGCTTCTTCTGGAAGCGCG